The region GCATACAGCGCCGTCGTGTCCAATTTCTTGTGCCCGAGCAAAACCTGAATCAGCCGGATATCGGTCTTTTGTTCCAGCAAGTGCGTGGCAAAACTGTGCCTCAGTGTATGCATCGAAACGCGCTTGTCGATATTCGCCGCATCAGCGGCAGCGTGGATGGCGCGATTCAGTTGACGGGAACTCAACTGGTCAATCGGGTTCTGGCCGGGAAATAACCAGCCTCCATCCAGCATCTTGCCTTGAGCTCGTGCCGTCTTCCACCACGTACGCAGGCATTCGAGCAGTACCGGAGAAAGCATCGCGTAGCGATCCTTGCTGCCTTTGCCTTGTTCAATACGCAATGCCATGCGCTCGCTATCAATGTCACTGACCTTCAACGCCAACACTTCACTGGCACGCAATCCTGCACCGTAGGCAATCGATAGTGCTGTCTTGTATTTCAGATTTCCCGCAGCGGCGATCAGACGTGCTACCTCGTCCTGACTCAACACCACCGGCAACTTGTGCGGAACGTGTACCGGTTGCATCTTGTTCATCAGTTCGGCACGATCGATTGTCGTCTCGAAGAAAAACTTCAGGCCAGTGATCGCCGCATTGAGTGAAATCGGCGAGATGCCGCGATCGACCAGGTGCAACTGATAGCGTCGCAGATCCTCTGCGCTGGCCGTGTCGGGAGATCGGCCAAGCCAAGTACTAAATTGAATGACTGCGCGGAGGTAGGCGCTTTGTGTCTTGGGGGAGAGTTTGCGCATCCGCATGTCGTCGAGAAAGCGTTGGCGCAATGGAGAAACAGCTTGAGTCGTTGTGTTCATGATTCTGCTCCTGTCGGGAAATGAGGCGGATTGCCTCACTTCTCAACATAAGGAGCAGTACTTCTCTGTCAATCACCTGCAGCCGCTAATTCGGAGCGCCCAATACCGCGGAGCGGTTTAGTCCGTTGGCCGCGTTCTGCCCGTTTGCCTTTGCTAACACCACCGTCCGTAGCTTACCCGATACCGGACCTTCACGACCTGCTGTTCCTAACCCGGAACGGATGGTCGTCAATGAATTTAGGTTTCCCGAAACCTGCCATTCGTGACCTGCGGCAATCGACCCAAAACAAGCTTTTACATTGACGGATTCCATATCCGCACACAATTCCGCCCAGCGGCTTTGGCTGCATAAAGAGCCTTGTCGACGCGGTCAATGGTTGTTTCTACAGGAGTGTCCGGATCAAGGTCCGTCAGGCCGAAGGATGCGGAAACGTGTATAGGTCCACCTTCTCCGATGTCAATGTTCAATGAGGCAATTCCTTCCCTAAGGTCATTTACCTTCCTGTCACAACCTGGCGTTAAATCCGCTGGATAAGGCATGCTCAGCAGAAATTCTTCGCCTCCGTAGCGAAAAACCTTGTCGTAGGGGCGGAGATGCTTAATCAGGTATTGAACAGACTCAGTCAATACCCGATCGCCTGCGGGATGCCCATGAAGATCATTGACTGCTTTGAAGTTGTCCAGATCCATCATGGCAATGTAGCAAAGCTGGACGTGTCGCTTTACCAGTTCATGTTGCTCTCGCAATGTCGGCAATATGCCGTAGCGTGTAATCGCGCCGGTAAGCGAGTCGTGGTTGTATAGTGAGTCTTCAAGTTCTTTCTCCAATGCGGATATTTCTAGCCGCAACCGTGTGAGCGCATTGCCAAATTTATCGAAATCAATGACGTCAAGTGGTTTGCCGTCATCTGCGGCGACTAGCAACTGTCTGGCGAAGTGGTGCATGCGCTGGTGCTCATCGCCCACGGCTATAAAACCGGGATGCTTGCGAAGTTTTGTGGTCTCATAGCCGTAATACCATTGGCCGAAGAGGCATTTAGTGTGCGCTGCAGTGTCGGCGTCGCTCTTATTGCTTGGCAGTTTGCAAGCGATCGTGCGAACCAATGCTTCATGCCATTGCTGGTGGTTGTAGACGGCTTCTTTCAGGTGTGCGATAACGCTTTGCAGTTCATCGCGGGTGATTTCGTCGAGCGCCATGATTGCTCCCTATAAACTGTGCGCAGTATTATCCTCAACCCTATGAGTCAATACTCGACTTACCGTATTGGGTCGCCGCAATGACCTTGATTCATTGGTCTTCATGTTTGTCGGATGTTCAAGCACACTTTCGAATATCTCAAGCTGGCACGTCGCCGAACTTCAGTCTGCCATATTGGTCGCCGCAAAGCCACCGTTGGCGAATGGCCCAAAGTGGCCGATTTGAGTCTATTACCATGCTCAACTGCGGATGACCGTTCCCCTCTCGGATGCGGTCATTCGCAATGTCGAATACTCCTTGAATTGTGTCGGCTAAGCAACACTCAAAAGTATATAGGCCAGTATCTAGACCTCCGTCTGTTCAGCCATCTCCAGCGCATCATCTACTTCGACCCCAAGGTAACGAACAGTACTCTCCAGCTTGGTATGTCCCAGCAATATCTGTACTGCTCTAAGATTCTTGGTTCGGCGGTAAATCAACGTAGGTTTGGTTCTGCGCATCGTATGCGTGCCATAGCACGTCGTATCCAATCCGATCTCGCTGACCCATTTATGTACGATCCTTGCGTACTGGCGCGTCGACAGATGAGGGGAGCCATCTATCCGACTGGGGAAGAGATGGTCTTCTGATCTCAAACCTGCGACTTTGACCCAATTCATCAGGGATGTGCGCGTTGGCTCTGTAATCTCGAACTGAACGGGCCGTTGCGTCTTTTGCTGCAAGATAATGGTGCGTGTGGCTATGCGTTCCCCATGCGATACGTCCCGTACTCTAAGATTCATCAGATCGCATGCTCTGAGTTTGCTGTCGATGGCCAGGTTGAACAATGCAAGATCTCGTGGATGTTCTTTCAACTGCAGTCGGACACGAATAGCCCAGATGTCCTGCAACCTGAGCGGCGCTTTCTGTCCTGTCAACTTTCCCTTGTTCCATGGCTCATGATGACGAACGGCAATATCGGTTTCCATGATTCTCTCCAAGTGAAAACGGAAAGATCACTTTGCGCCTTCCTGGGGGTGGTAATCAAGTAGCCCCATGTAGGCGAATACAGTCGAACTCTGCCTAGCAGAACGTACCGAGGTCTAGATACGGGTCTATATAATTTCCGGGGTTGCCTCGGCGCCACAATTCAAGCAGGATGCTGATATCGTATGACCGCTTTCAATATTGGAACAGACGCTTGCATTTATGATCAACAAAGGACGCAAGTCGGCCACTTTGAGTCAGTCAAGATCGAGAATTCACCGCCATAAAGCTGCCACTCATTTTCATCTACAACGTGCCAGTAACTGCCAGTTTTGACTGGCAGCTTTGCGGAAATTAAATGGCATCTGGAGTAGCCATTCGCAGTTCTAGTACATATGTAATAGTTATATCAGGAGGTGTGACAATCTTCTCTCAGTCGCTGAAGGTTAACAGGCGATTTGAGTGAATCCCTATTGCATCCGGAAGCTCTCATGACAGGCAACGCATTGACGTGCGATCTTAGTAAGTGCCATATTGGCTTCTGTGATGCTTTGGATATTCTTGTCTGCATCGCGAGCTTTGACTGCAAACTCATTGGCAGCTCTATGCATATTCTGCCCAAGAACTCGCATTTCTTCAGGCATTAGCTGCTGCATTTGATAGTCAAGGTGATATGTTTTGGACATCTGCATCATCTTCATGTCTTTCGGCTGGCACCCAACAGCAGCAGATGAATTCATTCCTAGCCGATTGTCTGCGATATCAGCGGCCACTGCATAATGTGCATTTGCAACTGCATCCATAATGTCAGCCAATGCTTTCAGATGGCCTCGCATGTTTGCCAATGCATGCGCTTTAACATCGGGCGGATAATTCACCAGTTGGCGACTATCGTCGTTGATTACAGAAAGTGGTTGAGTGTGGCTTGTCATATCTTCAGCAAGAGCGGGAAAGTTGACGACCGTGCAAATTAATATGGCGAATAGAGTTTTCATAATGTCTCCGTAGACTGAAAATGTTGGTTCAATTGTTGTAAGCTTAGCAAGCGTTTCCTGAATGTCATGTATTTTCAATCATTCAGGAAATGCTTGTGATCATCCTGTCCATGCCCATGCCAATCCAGATGGAACTTTAAAACTCAGTTCCGAGTAACGCATTAAACGTCCAGGAATGACCCAATTGAGGGCCATTGAGATTTTGAGTTATCGTTTTACCTATCTCGAATGCGGCATGTTGCTTCTTATATCCGAAGGGACCACCCGCTATCTCGACACCTCCGAGCAAATCGGTATGCTTCCCCCCATAAAAGTTCGGGTTTGTACCTTCCATCAAGCCCGAAATCATCGGATCAGAACCTCGAATCTGTCCCTGAATCGATTCTGCGATACGGATAGTTGCGGTGATTCCAGGTGAAGAGGAATAACCACCCCATGCTGTCAATTCGTTTAAATTGCCATAACGGTATCCTTCCGAGTTATTACCGAGTGGAAAACGGCTACGCCAGGCAGTACCCCATGACCAGTTATTTGTGTGGCTTGTCACGGTTAAGCCGGGCATCAGATCATAGGTACCTGTCCCGAGCTGCATTCCATAACTTGCACGCATGGTCATAAACTTATTCATTGGGCTTAACATGGCTATATTTTGCGTTGCACTACCAGTTGGCAGGCTAAGTCCGAGGTTCAGA is a window of Sideroxydans sp. CL21 DNA encoding:
- a CDS encoding diguanylate cyclase — translated: MALDEITRDELQSVIAHLKEAVYNHQQWHEALVRTIACKLPSNKSDADTAAHTKCLFGQWYYGYETTKLRKHPGFIAVGDEHQRMHHFARQLLVAADDGKPLDVIDFDKFGNALTRLRLEISALEKELEDSLYNHDSLTGAITRYGILPTLREQHELVKRHVQLCYIAMMDLDNFKAVNDLHGHPAGDRVLTESVQYLIKHLRPYDKVFRYGGEEFLLSMPYPADLTPGCDRKVNDLREGIASLNIDIGEGGPIHVSASFGLTDLDPDTPVETTIDRVDKALYAAKAAGRNCVRIWNPSM
- a CDS encoding site-specific integrase, whose product is MNTTTQAVSPLRQRFLDDMRMRKLSPKTQSAYLRAVIQFSTWLGRSPDTASAEDLRRYQLHLVDRGISPISLNAAITGLKFFFETTIDRAELMNKMQPVHVPHKLPVVLSQDEVARLIAAAGNLKYKTALSIAYGAGLRASEVLALKVSDIDSERMALRIEQGKGSKDRYAMLSPVLLECLRTWWKTARAQGKMLDGGWLFPGQNPIDQLSSRQLNRAIHAAADAANIDKRVSMHTLRHSFATHLLEQKTDIRLIQVLLGHKKLDTTALYAQVATDLLREVISPLETLPPA
- a CDS encoding tyrosine-type recombinase/integrase; this encodes METDIAVRHHEPWNKGKLTGQKAPLRLQDIWAIRVRLQLKEHPRDLALFNLAIDSKLRACDLMNLRVRDVSHGERIATRTIILQQKTQRPVQFEITEPTRTSLMNWVKVAGLRSEDHLFPSRIDGSPHLSTRQYARIVHKWVSEIGLDTTCYGTHTMRRTKPTLIYRRTKNLRAVQILLGHTKLESTVRYLGVEVDDALEMAEQTEV